The genome window TCCCCTTGTAAAGCAGCATTGTCTCATGTACCataaagtttcttgacatttttattttctcactTGGATTTGTTTCTGTTCTGTGACATATATTGTACCCTCAcatagctttgtgtgtgtgttcatacACACAATAATCTTTCCAGAACTGTGTATAATGAACTTTTCTACCTTGAGGATAGACACTCATATTATACTGTATATCTACATTTATCCAGTAGGGCTGACTGCCACCATGGTTCTCAGGGCATTTAGGCTGTTGCCTCTTTAGAGACTAGGCTGTCAACAAAATACAAACTTAACTGGTATAATGCAGCAATTTAGActagaaatgtatttttataaaACAAAGATGGAGAGGCAGGTGGATTTTAATACCTGGAATTCATCTCAGAACACATCAGCTTTGTGACTGATGGAAGGGaagagtctcagaggagtagctgtgttaatctgtaattttaaaaacaacaattagtcctttagcaccttagacactagcaatatatataatatatatatgtatgtatatagtatcgtgagcttttttGGGCAAAGGTTTGCTATATGTTGTTTCGGAAGCTGTACTAAATTACATTTTCTGACTCTAGCTGTATGTCTGGGGCTTACCTATCTATAATTGGGTGCAATTGCAGTTTTCCCATTAGCCTGTAGGTAGATTAATTTAGCCGTCTAACTAAGAACTCCACTCTGCCTGGGGGTAAACAAACATCAAGTGGCAATCCTCAACAAACTGGCTTCTCCACgctcttcctttctttctcttgctCACTCTGGTTCCTGTCTGTGCCACAACCCTCCCTCAAGTGTCTAAGCAACTTTCCCCCATACTTGATGCAGGGAAGTGAATTGAGAGACTTCCTCCCAACCTCTGTATACAATAAACAGATGCAAACCCACACTACACACCTATACTACtactttgacccccccccccccaagcaattTCTTTCACCTGCTTCCTAGCACAcagacttaggctacgtctagactgcaagcctctttcaaaaaagagcgtctagactgcaagcagtactttcgaaaaagcaagccgctttttcgaaagagagcacccaggcagtctggatgctctctttcgaaaaagccctgttttgtattcaagaacgccttttttcgaaatgaggagtactgccatcgaaagaaaagccacgttctttcaatttaattttgaaagaacgcggctgtagtctttttttcaaaaaaaccctgcagtctaaacacagcctcaTAGAATTGTAGGAGTGTAAATgaccatgagaggtcatctagttcagtcctcggcactcatggcaggactaagtattatctagacatGTCCAATCCTGTATCTTATCATTCAGGGCTCACTGCTCTGAGACCAGGCCTTACTAGCAGTCTTCTCCCAAAAGGACAACTTATTCTCCCGAGGGTCCTTACTGCCCTGCATGCCTTTACAGCTCATCCTCAGCCCTTGTCAGATTTCTTTCCATTGAAGATGTTATGGTTTATAAAATGAATTAGGCCAAAAATAGGCAATGGTCACAGCACATCGTGCTAAACATTATTGGCTCATTGCTTTCCTGTAACTCTTTCTCTGTAGCCACCTTTTGTTTCTTGTGTGatatttagattgtaagtttCTTGGaacagggaccatctttttgttctgtttgtaccaTGCCTAGGTACTATGGCaatacattaataataataataatttaataaaacATGCCATTCTTTTTCTCTACCATACCCAGTGTATCCATTCTTTGATCTGTTTTATAGCAGGACAGTAATGTCACTCAGAATGCCATCAAACTAACAGATTGAACTGAAACTTATAACGTACTTCACTTCAGCTCTGAGTCAAAAAATCTCCTAAGATTTGCTTGCTCAGATGTGTGTATTCAGAGATAATGTCTTTTCCGTCAAACTAAATATAGAGATAACCCCTATGCATCTATAGTTCCTCTTTAACATGAATGTAAAACAGTTTGTAAAAAGCTTCCAAATGTAAAAATGCTTACATCTTAATAAATAGATAAAACTTTGAGCCATAAACAAAGGTGCAATGTATTGGAGCATTTCCATGTAATGTTTCTTTGCTCTTCTTTCTAATAAAGACAGATTTTGATCTCCTGTCAATCTAAGTCCATAATGATTGCATTGATTTCTGTGTAGTTACTCCAGATTTGCATGGAGATAAGTGAGATTGGAATTTAGGTATTTCTGCTAGCACCAAGGTGAAGCTTAAATCTTTGCCAGCCCAGTAGCTTATTTGCTTTATAAAcctggtggagggggacagaagggggAGAAAGATTTCTCTGGCCTTGAATTTAAGGGAAGTAATTCTACAGTGAGGTCAGAAGATATGAAGGATCAGGGAATGTTGTCTTTGTTTACAACTGTTACTCACGCTGAATTCCCAGACTTTTCTAGTCTTGCAGCCCGCTCCCTCTATAGATTTTCTCAGAGGGACAATGAGTAATCTGACCTTAAAGAAAAATACAGAATCAGGTACTTAGAATGTCTCTCTTTCCATCAGCTAATCTAGCGCTGAACAATTAATAATGAACAGTATACACTTTTGCAATCTTTGTGATATCTATACATCAGAAGCATTTTTGATAAATGATTTTCAGGAGCTCCTAAATGACTGTGCGCACAAAGGAAACATGGGACTTGTGTTCCTGAatttatgtatttataaaaaattgCATCCTAAATGCCTGGGACCTGGATAAGAATAATATACTAACATGCCGGGGTCAGTTCTATGTCAGTATTAGTACTGTTATGACAGGCTTCTCTTCATTTACTGTATAAAAAACTAATCATATTTAAATTGAACACtagcaaaagaaaacatttgtcaCGGAATGGGTCCTGTTTATTTTTGTCTGAAATCCAAAACAATGTTTTACAAAAATAGAGAAGAGTCATCTTGATGTTTGATTGTGTTTTGGCACAAACCTTGTAAGCACATATGTGTATGGgcaaattttgttttcatttatctttaaaaaaatctgaatctTAAACATTCAGTTATTTTTAGTCTCCATTCTGgagtttttaaaatgacatttttagaATGTGTCTTATCTGAAGCATGCAAGAGACCAAATGGCAATAACACATTTAAGTTACCAAAACAACACAGAAATACAGTTCCAGTTTAATTACAGTGGTAGGAATTTTCAAAGAAGTCTGCCCTCTTGTATTGAAAAGCCCTCTTGTATTTCAGAACCTGCCCTCTTGTATTGAAAAGCCACTATAATATTTAGATTAAACCTTGGGAAGAtcttcctaactgtaagaacaagacaatggaacagactgtctagggaggttgtggaagctccttcaTTCGAGGGTTTAAAATGTAGCTTTAAAACCATCTGTTTTCTATGGTTTAGCAACAgacaaatcctgcactttggcaGGGATGGTGGGATTTGGACTAGTTGATCCTTTATGATCCCTTCTAAGCCCGTGGGTCTACGGTTCTGTAAATCACAgatcttgtttctctttattcccCTCTCTTACTCAGCTTTCGCTTTGTCTATTTACAAATCTTATCACTCTTAAGCCAGGTccacactggcagagaaaatcaatgcaagatatgcaactcctgTTACGTGAATTGCGTagttggagttgatgtaccttgcatcaattttctggggtggcctccagcgggaggtcgatgggagaaatgctcctgtcaaAAGAGCACCACTATCGAAGGGAGCACCCTCAGcgttcagtttagtgggtctttactagacctggtaaatcaaaccctggaagatcaatcgaTAGAGCGTCGATCCCCCGGTAAGTGGAAACAAGGCTTTAGAGCAAGAACCTTTTCTTCTACAGCCATTTAAAACAACCTTCATATGTATTTCAACCAAATCAGGTTTCCTTTTCACCTGAGCACCATTTCTTTGCCCTGGCTTGTATCCTTCAATTGCACATGCTGACTCTTATTTGTAACATTTATTAATGTATTATTTAATCATTGGAAGCATTCTGAAAGATATAATGAAGTTTTATTAACTGTTTTTTTCTTGGCCACTCTCAAATGTAATGATCAGACAAGCAGTATTTCTACAGCTGTGCACATCCCTCCTGGTAGTTTTTTAAAACAGGATTTGTTGAAATTTCCCACTCCATTTATAGAAATCCAGGCATTCAGGTGAACCCAAGGGGAAAAAACTACTTCAGTCAACTAGATAATGCTAATCCAGAAGGAAGTAAACAAAGCTGAACCATGGTGTCTTGTGTTTCATGAGAaatcaaagaaaacaaaaaaactcttATGATTGCCATATGGAAAAGGCAAGCACtattaggaaaagaaaaaagttatcCTATAATtaagaattaaaaattaattttaatcagTGTAATAATGTAGCGGTTGTAATAAttgaatgtatttttttaaaccacactAACATCTATAGTAAAGCCTTTGCTCTAAAGATAATATTCAGACCAATATTCATACAAGCTTTGTAAGCTAAAACTTCAAGATTGTCTAACACCCATATGAAAAGTATAAGATAATGTTGTTGGCTTTGTTTGAGATCAGTTTTGAATGATACCATATACTGAGCATTTTCAATAATTTCATTTTATATACTCCTGATAATTCAGCTTGAGCTATCTTTTTAGTTTTCCACTATATCTCTATCATTTAGGCCACAGATAGTACGTAGCTTTACTGTGCTCAAAAAAAGTTACAGTTTTCCAAAATGCCATGTACATCTGAAAGTTGCCATTTATGAAGAGCTGTTAAAATGCAAAGTCTTTGAAAAGTAATATTTATTTGAATAAAAAAGTGAATGATTAACACATGTATGTGTGTATTATATTGAAATTACTGATATTagtatttctgttttcttttctaggGCAGAATATAGAACTATGATAGCAACTGGTGGAGTTATAACAGGACTGGCAGCCTTAAAGAGGCAAGACTCTGCCAGATCTCAGCATCACTTAAATCTTGCCACATCAGCAACTTCTGAAGAGAAAAAGCCAGTCAGACGCCGGCCCAGAGCTGATGTCGTAATTGTCAGAGGCAAAATCCGACTTTATTCCCCGTCAGGATTTTTTCTTGTTTTGGGAGTGCTCATTGCATTCATGGGAATTGCAATGGCTATCCTTGGATACTGGCCACAAAAGGAACCGTTTTTAGGTTCTGAAGCTAGTTTAGCTTTAAATGAAACCCAGGTCATTACAAATCATGGTGGAGTTATATTTCGTTTCTTTGAACAACATTTACACTCAGATAAGATGAAAATGTTGGGCCCTTTTACTATGGGCATTggaatctttatttttatttgtgcaAATGCCATCCTACATGAAAATCGTGACAAGGAAACAAAAATCATACATATGAGAGACATATATTCCACTGTAATAGACATCCACAGTCTGAGAATCAAGGAACAAAAGCAGCTGAATGGCGCTTATACTGGTTTACTGGGGGAAAGTGAACTGAAGCATAGCGGGAACTCATGTGCATCACGGTTGGCTGCAAACACAATTGCACCTTTCTCTGGCTTCAGGAGTAACTTTCGAATGGATAGTTCAGCTGAAGAAGATGAAATTGCCATAAATGAAGACAAGAACACTTCTAACCTTCTACCACCTTTGCTGACTGAGCATTCCGGCTCTGTCTTTGGACTTTACCCTCACACTAGCAAGGCAATGGATGACAAAAGTAGTAGCTCTATAAAGTGTGAAACAAAGTCAATTGTATCATCCTCTATTAGTGCTTTCACACTGCCTGTAATTAAACTAAATAACTGTGTTATTGATGAACCTAGTATAGACAATATCACTGAGGATTCAGCAATCACAAGAAGCCGGTCTAGAAATTTATCAATGGATTGTCTAGCCATTCCATTAACTGACAGCAATGAATCCTGCAAACCTGCTGGTGCAATGCTATCCCGAAATAATTCATTTCTAGAATCTCCATCCAGTCAGTTCAAGTCTTCTATGACTCTTGGTCCAAGCACTGGAAAACTTTTATCACCGGGTGCTGCCAGAAAACAATTTGGGTCCAATGCATCTTTGCATCTTCTCTCTGCACATTCAAAGTCCTTGGATTTAGACAGGGGTCCTTCTACACTCACTGTCCAAGCTGAACAAAGAaaacaccccagctggcccagaTTGGATCGAAACAACAGTAAAGGATACATGAAACTAGAAAACAAAGAGGACCCAATGGATAGGTTGCTTGTGCCACAAGCCACAGTTAAGAAGGACTTTactaataaggaaaagctgcttaTGATATCAAGATCTCATAATAATTTGAGTTTTGAACATGATGAGTTTTTGAGTAACAACCTAAAGCGGGGAACATCTGAAACaagattttaatatttaaattacaaTTTATGAGATAtcatacagtattttaaaaatattttgacaaGTGTTTTTTTCCAGGGGAACTGGCACAAGCCTGTTTTTACCAAATGCTTATGTCACATTCAGATTGGCTTGTGTGAAACGAGCTCATCATCTCTGTAATGCCAAGAGTTTCATGTACTAATAACACACAACTGCAATACTGTTCCTTATCATCACCCAAATATATGTTCGTGCCATTTTCTCAATCCATTGCTCTTTTGTTTTTATATAAGCACGTGATCGTTCATCACTATAAGTCAAGAAACCTGCATCAAAATGGGAGATCCCATAAGCTTCTAGTTTCAGTTTCTTAATGATTGCAACATTCTAACAATGATGCTTCCAGTCTAGGATGGAAAGTGAATAGCAGTGTCTACTGGTATTGCCAGATCCAAACACATATTCTAGATATTGTCTTTTACATATAATACAACTTGATAACTGCAATCCTAGAATGTCATTGTGTTTACATATTGGGGTGGGAGGGTAGAAGGAAACTGGGAAAATTAAAACCATTTTTGTGAACTCACTGTAAATGGTCAAGTTGAATACCAGTGTTGTAAATTCTAGTTAACTATGCTTTATGTGATAACCTTTCTATATCCGCTATAATTTAGTACTGCAATTCAAGAAAATCATATGTAGAATAGCCATGGCTTAGAAATTTGCAAATTTTTCTGGGGTTAGTTATCCAAAGTGCACTAATTGGCAACAGCTTTACAAATAAGATGTACAAAATTAATTTAAAGATGTGAACATGATGAATAACAGGATGCTAGCATTACGATGTACAGTATTGATATTGTGACAAAAATCAGAAGAGAATAATATATACATATACTATATAGAGTGTTACAATACCAAAAACTAAAATAATAGGGTTGCTGTGTTTGAAAAAATTGAAACAAACTATACAATTCAATATTTTCACTATTGATAATGTAAAATCCCCATTGGCTAAATTTAAATTTGTATATTTTGCATAATTATAGCGGAGGTTTAGCTGTGATACATTGCATTGAAAGCTTTTGCAAATAATGTTTAAGACAAAAAGGTTTCTATCAGAAAAGCAAGCTTCATAGTCTTAGTTGTAGGCTAAGGAAATTAACATGAATGAGCCTACTAGAAAGTTTTCATATATCCCATTAGGCCATTTAGGCCTTAATCCTGCCATGACAACCACACTTGAGAACTCCTTCCACCATTCACCAAACAGTATTGGGGCCTTAACTGGTCATCTTTACCAGGTGTTTGATATTTTCACTTAACCTAAATACTCaggaattgttttttttaaataaaggctttCCCCAAAAGAATCAAAAGTTAGAATGTTGTTATACTTCAATTGACCATGAAAGATGAAAGacagaaatgtttcttttttaatttccAGCTCCATATTTTAACAGTGAAATGTTTGTGTCAAGAGCATTACTTGCTCAGTGAATTGAGGCATAGTGTTACTTGTTAGAACCTCAAGCCTATATATTGTAACAGAGTTGGCTAAATATTTTGCTATGAAGCTTTTAATAACTTTCTGGTTTGTGTTCTTAATACATTtgctatttttttgaaataaaataaaatgtatatctaTGTCTGCTGTAAGACTGTTTTTCCTCTACACATATAGGATTGCACCATATCTAAGAATCATAATTATTAATACATTATATGTCTTAAGCCTGTTGGTCCGTTAATGGATAGTTGCTTGTGGTGCCCCTTggtttctttgggtatgtctacacaaagttattttgggatatcagaggtatcccaaaatagctaccccgtgtcttcacaagccacccattatttcaaaatattttttgaaataacgggcacgctattttgACAtcttggtaaccctcattccacgagggttaagggctgtctcaaaatagcactttatttcgaaatttggtgctgtgtagacagcaccaaattttgaaatagcctatttcaaaataaactcaaaataagtacgcaatttgtgtagtgtaaattgcgtatcttattttgagtttagagtgcagtgtagacatagcctttatgtctGTCATCCATTCTGAATATTTTGTATTGCATAGAGTCTTGGCCAGAGTGATCACCAATCTAGTCGGAGTACCTACTAAGCTCGCCACCTCAGTAATATTTTTTACAGACCAGTGCAGGTTAATTATGAGTGTTGCAAATATGTTTCCCTTTAATTGCTTTACATTGTCTCTCTCTCTTAATTTCACTGGTCTGGTTTCAGAGTGAGAGTAGCAGGAACATCTGATTTACATTCTCTAtaacattcattattttataagtCTCTGTCAAGTCATTTCTTATTCATCTCCTCTCTGCACAGTCTGTTCTTAGCATTTAAATCATCCTGCATATGAAAGTCTCTGTGCCACTAAACATTTTCCTTGTCCTTCTCAAGACCTTTTCCATTTCTACAATATGCCTCTGGGGATGGACTGATTAAACTAAACATTATATTCAAAGTATATTGTTATAGAAATCAACAGGATACTCTTACCATTTCCAGTGTTAGTCCCTTTAtgtctttttttaaagcacaaaaaCATCTTATTTGCTTTCTACTGTGCATTAAACAGGTTTTCAGTGAACTGCATTCTGTGACATACAGCTCACTTTCTGACTATGTCtacaagtttttgcggcagaaaatatgctaatgagggactcattatcAGGGCCTGACAATTAAGGCAATCTACTCACACATGGCGGCCACGCAGCTCAGTCAGCGCATGCACAGCGCGGTCTGCATATGCGCAACATGCCAAACCGcacggctggcaagcagggctcgctgcagcttggcaagccctgctcattagcatgagtcgcgatgtcattagcatattttctgccgattttctatgcaaggggcttttgcgcaaaaagaagcagtgtagccgcttctgttttgtgcaaaaaaccctttttctgcaagatccttatgcctgtcctggagaagcataaggatcttgtggaaaaagggggttttgcacaaaacggaagcagctacactgcttctttttgcacaaaaactccttgtgcaaaaagaatcagcagaaaatatgctaatgacattgtgactcatgctaatgagtccctcgttagcatattttctgctgcaaaaacttgtagtgtaaacaaagcctctgAGTAGTTACAACTAGTTTAGAACAAGTTTACAATAACATGACTGATTGAATAGTAGTAGAGATGTTGTGTTAgtctggttttgctgaaacaaaagacaggactatgcggcactttaaagactaacaagatggtttattaggtgatgagctttcgtgggccagagccacttcctcagatcaaattgtggaagaaaattggaatgaccaatgatggtgtcagcagagtattCGATTAATCCcattgacagagaccagaaacttcaggatctctaccaagcatttataaacctcaattacccaccaggggaaataaaaaaacaaattgaaagagccagacgaatacccagaaaccatttacttcaagacagacccaagaaaaccaacaatagaacaccacttgtcatcacctatagcccccaacttaaatccatccaacacattatcaataaactacactccgagaggctctgggagacagacccatagtctcctatagacaaccacctaacctcaggatgattcttaacTGAGCTTACTTGCAAAGATACACCAAAATGTAGGATCTAaggcagtggcctccaacctttttatgaccaagatcactttttaaatgacagaacaagccaagatctactgcctcaccccttccttgaagccccccccttcctcgaagccctgtcccttcctcatctattttcctcctctccatcactccccaacccttatactgctgctttttttcacaattcttctgtaggag of Pelodiscus sinensis isolate JC-2024 chromosome 3, ASM4963464v1, whole genome shotgun sequence contains these proteins:
- the TMEM200A gene encoding transmembrane protein 200A, which codes for MIATGGVITGLAALKRQDSARSQHHLNLATSATSEEKKPVRRRPRADVVIVRGKIRLYSPSGFFLVLGVLIAFMGIAMAILGYWPQKEPFLGSEASLALNETQVITNHGGVIFRFFEQHLHSDKMKMLGPFTMGIGIFIFICANAILHENRDKETKIIHMRDIYSTVIDIHSLRIKEQKQLNGAYTGLLGESELKHSGNSCASRLAANTIAPFSGFRSNFRMDSSAEEDEIAINEDKNTSNLLPPLLTEHSGSVFGLYPHTSKAMDDKSSSSIKCETKSIVSSSISAFTLPVIKLNNCVIDEPSIDNITEDSAITRSRSRNLSMDCLAIPLTDSNESCKPAGAMLSRNNSFLESPSSQFKSSMTLGPSTGKLLSPGAARKQFGSNASLHLLSAHSKSLDLDRGPSTLTVQAEQRKHPSWPRLDRNNSKGYMKLENKEDPMDRLLVPQATVKKDFTNKEKLLMISRSHNNLSFEHDEFLSNNLKRGTSETRF